A single window of Vigna unguiculata cultivar IT97K-499-35 chromosome 1, ASM411807v1, whole genome shotgun sequence DNA harbors:
- the LOC114163964 gene encoding uncharacterized protein LOC114163964, with amino-acid sequence MAKLRTARVTTEVAPPRFVAVTRCRVKKMLDTIMEEENDFVADKRFSSPSCGSSSISLIERPILVNKF; translated from the coding sequence ATGGCCAAGTTGCGAACTGCAAGGGTCACCACCGAGGTTGCTCCACCAAGATTCGTGGCAGTGACGAGGTGCCGCGTGAAGAAAATGCTTGACACCATCATGGAGGAAGAGAATGATTTTGTTGCTGACAAACGCTTCTCTTCACCATCTTGTGGCTCTTCCTCTATAAGCCTTATAGAGAGGCCAATTTTGGTGAACAAATTCTAG